Proteins encoded in a region of the Mycobacteriales bacterium genome:
- the rfbD gene encoding dTDP-4-dehydrorhamnose reductase, with protein sequence MRLLVTGAGGQLGADLLRVAADDLEIVGLTRAELDVTDPAALDEAVAKAQPDVVVNAAAYTAVDEAETHEDAAAAINAEAPANLARVCALHDTGLVHVSTDYVFAGDATAPYEPDAPTGPRSAYGRTKLAGERAVRDLLPERSWVVRTAWAYGETGGNFVKTMARLEGVKDTLDVVDDQRGSPTWSRDLAAGLIALAAARPVPGVYHCTNTGETTWYGLARAVFEELGADPDRVRPTTSAQFVRPAPRPAYSVLSDAAWTGAGLRPLRPWRKALSAAFAQVGGALRPR encoded by the coding sequence GTGAGGCTGCTGGTCACGGGCGCGGGCGGGCAGCTCGGCGCCGACCTGCTGCGGGTCGCGGCCGACGATCTGGAGATCGTCGGCCTGACCCGGGCCGAGCTCGACGTCACCGACCCGGCCGCGCTCGACGAGGCCGTGGCCAAGGCGCAGCCGGACGTCGTGGTCAACGCGGCCGCGTACACGGCGGTGGACGAGGCCGAGACGCACGAGGACGCCGCGGCCGCGATCAACGCCGAGGCGCCGGCGAACCTGGCCCGGGTCTGCGCGCTGCACGACACCGGCCTGGTGCACGTCTCGACCGACTACGTCTTCGCCGGCGACGCCACCGCGCCGTACGAGCCGGACGCGCCGACCGGCCCGCGCTCGGCCTACGGCCGGACCAAGCTGGCCGGCGAGCGGGCGGTCCGCGACCTGCTGCCGGAGCGGTCCTGGGTCGTCCGGACGGCCTGGGCGTACGGCGAGACCGGCGGCAACTTCGTCAAGACGATGGCCCGCCTCGAGGGGGTCAAGGACACCCTCGACGTGGTCGACGACCAGCGCGGCTCGCCGACCTGGTCCCGCGACCTGGCCGCCGGCCTGATCGCGCTGGCCGCGGCCCGTCCGGTGCCGGGCGTCTACCACTGCACCAACACCGGCGAGACGACCTGGTACGGGCTGGCCCGGGCGGTGTTCGAGGAGCTCGGGGCCGACCCGGACCGGGTCCGGCCGACGACGAGCGCGCAGTTCGTCCGGCCGGCGCCGCGCCCGGCGTACTCGGTGCTGTCCGACGCGGCCTGGACCGGGGCCGGACTGCGCCCGCTGCGGCCCTGGCGGAAGGCGCTGTCGGCTGCGTTCGCGCAGGTCGGCGGGGCGCTGCGGCCTCGTTAG